A DNA window from Bradyrhizobium barranii subsp. barranii contains the following coding sequences:
- a CDS encoding ABC transporter permease has protein sequence MSSVAPAVEPVGPARTSGLVAILEQTRYVLGENKVTGFAFALLIVILIAAIFGPYVVPYDPLASDTAAALKPPSMAHWFGTDQLGRDIFSRVVVATRLDTFIAVASVVLVFLMGGLAGIAAGYFGGWTDRIVGRIADTIMAFPLFVLAMGIVAALGNTVQNIILATAIVNFPLYARVARAEANVRRNAGFVQAARLSGNGEFRILLVHILPNIMPIMIVQMSLTMGYAILNAAGLSFIGLGVRPPTAEWGIMVAEGAGFMVSGEWWIALFPGLALMIAVFCFNLLGDGLRDIVDPQRRT, from the coding sequence ATGAGCTCCGTTGCGCCTGCTGTTGAACCCGTCGGTCCCGCGCGGACATCAGGGCTGGTCGCGATCCTCGAACAGACCCGCTATGTCCTCGGCGAGAACAAGGTCACGGGCTTCGCCTTCGCGCTGCTCATCGTGATCCTTATTGCCGCGATCTTCGGTCCCTATGTGGTGCCGTATGATCCGCTCGCTTCCGATACCGCGGCGGCGCTGAAGCCGCCGTCGATGGCGCACTGGTTCGGCACCGACCAGCTCGGCCGCGACATTTTTAGCCGCGTCGTCGTGGCGACACGGCTCGATACGTTCATCGCGGTCGCATCCGTCGTGCTGGTGTTCCTGATGGGCGGGCTTGCCGGTATCGCGGCCGGCTATTTCGGCGGCTGGACCGACCGCATCGTTGGCCGCATCGCCGATACCATCATGGCGTTTCCGTTGTTCGTGCTGGCGATGGGCATTGTCGCAGCCCTCGGCAACACCGTGCAGAACATCATCCTGGCCACGGCCATCGTGAACTTCCCGCTCTACGCCCGCGTCGCGCGCGCCGAAGCCAATGTCCGCCGCAACGCCGGCTTCGTGCAGGCCGCGCGGCTCTCCGGCAACGGCGAATTCCGCATCCTGCTCGTGCATATTCTCCCGAACATCATGCCGATCATGATTGTGCAGATGTCGCTGACCATGGGGTACGCCATCCTCAACGCCGCGGGCCTCTCCTTCATCGGCCTCGGCGTCCGCCCGCCGACCGCCGAATGGGGCATCATGGTCGCCGAGGGCGCGGGCTTCATGGTGTCGGGCGAGTGGTGGATCGCGCTATTCCCCGGCCTCGCGCTGATGATCGCCGTGTTCTGCTTCAACCTCCTCGGCGACGGCCTCCGCGACATCGTCGACCCGCAGCGGAGGACGTGA
- a CDS encoding dipeptide ABC transporter ATP-binding protein: MTAQPLLDVQDLTVEFTTRRGIVKAVQHVNISVAKGETLAIVGESGSGKSVTSYAVMRILDRAGRIAEGSVMFSGIDVKAATEDEMRDLRGREVSMIFQNPRAALNPIRKVGDQIEDVLRTHVQQAQVGDHGEKAIEALEQVKIARPRERYHAYPFELSGGMCQRVVIALALACNPQLLIADEPTTGLDVTTQKAVMDLIVELTKRKAMSTILITHDLGLAAAYCDRVVVMEKGRVVETAKAADIFANPQHPYTKKLMRATPRLGVSLRDLLPEEEAAAFASPRTRGEADARSAAGEGGSPSTVLAESPPLPASGEREKTPLLLIEKLVKEYPRQGATATLGKLFGRKPPVEPDVFRAVDGISLSIGHGESVGLVGESGCGKSTTSMMVMRLLDQTSGLIQFDGEDIGAIQPASFARLPQRSRIQMVFQDPTDSLNPRFTAARAIADPIMQLGDIRGRDALRTRCEELATMVGLPHNLLDRFPHQLSGGQKARVGIARAIALHPKLVILDEPTAALDVSVQAVVLNLLQDLKARLGMSYLFVSHDLNVVRLLCDRVIVMRTGRIVEEGSSEKVLSDPQDDYTKELLTAIPHPPLQVH, translated from the coding sequence ATGACCGCCCAGCCCCTGCTCGACGTCCAGGACCTCACGGTCGAATTCACCACCCGCCGCGGCATCGTCAAAGCGGTGCAGCACGTCAACATTTCCGTCGCCAAGGGCGAGACGCTCGCCATCGTCGGCGAGTCCGGCTCGGGCAAGTCGGTGACGTCCTACGCCGTGATGCGCATCCTCGACCGGGCGGGGCGGATCGCTGAGGGCTCGGTCATGTTTTCCGGCATCGACGTGAAGGCCGCGACCGAAGACGAGATGCGCGATCTGCGCGGCCGCGAAGTCTCGATGATCTTCCAGAACCCGCGCGCGGCACTGAACCCGATCCGGAAAGTCGGCGATCAGATCGAGGACGTGCTGCGCACCCATGTGCAGCAGGCGCAGGTTGGCGATCACGGCGAGAAGGCGATCGAGGCGCTGGAGCAGGTTAAGATCGCCCGCCCGCGCGAGCGCTACCACGCTTATCCGTTCGAGCTGTCAGGCGGCATGTGCCAGCGCGTCGTCATCGCGCTCGCGCTCGCCTGCAATCCGCAGCTCCTGATCGCGGACGAGCCGACCACCGGCCTCGACGTTACCACCCAGAAGGCGGTGATGGACCTGATCGTCGAGCTGACCAAGCGCAAGGCGATGTCCACCATCCTGATCACGCATGATCTGGGTTTGGCCGCAGCCTATTGCGACCGCGTCGTGGTGATGGAAAAGGGCCGCGTCGTCGAGACCGCGAAAGCCGCCGATATCTTCGCCAACCCGCAGCACCCCTACACCAAGAAGCTGATGCGCGCGACGCCGCGGCTCGGCGTGTCGCTGCGAGACTTGCTGCCTGAAGAGGAGGCCGCTGCCTTCGCCTCTCCCCGCACGCGGGGAGAGGCCGACGCACGAAGTGCGGCGGGTGAGGGGGGCTCTCCCAGCACCGTGCTCGCGGAGAGCCCCCCTCTCCCCGCAAGCGGGGAGAGGGAGAAGACGCCCCTCCTCCTCATCGAAAAGCTCGTCAAGGAATACCCCCGCCAGGGCGCCACGGCCACGCTCGGAAAACTGTTCGGCCGCAAGCCGCCGGTGGAGCCGGACGTCTTCCGCGCCGTCGACGGCATCAGCCTCTCCATCGGCCATGGCGAGAGCGTCGGCCTCGTCGGCGAGTCCGGCTGCGGCAAATCGACGACGTCGATGATGGTGATGCGGCTGCTGGATCAGACCTCGGGCCTGATCCAGTTCGACGGCGAGGATATCGGCGCTATCCAGCCGGCGTCCTTCGCCCGGCTGCCGCAGCGCAGCCGCATCCAGATGGTGTTCCAGGACCCGACCGACAGCCTCAACCCGCGTTTCACCGCCGCCCGCGCCATCGCCGACCCCATTATGCAGCTCGGCGACATCAGGGGCCGCGACGCGCTGCGAACGCGCTGCGAGGAACTCGCGACCATGGTCGGGCTGCCGCACAATCTGCTGGATCGGTTTCCGCACCAGCTCTCCGGCGGCCAGAAGGCCCGCGTCGGCATCGCGCGCGCCATCGCGCTGCATCCAAAACTCGTCATCTTGGACGAGCCGACCGCGGCGCTGGACGTCTCGGTCCAGGCCGTGGTCCTGAACCTGCTCCAGGACCTCAAGGCGCGGCTAGGCATGAGTTATCTGTTCGTCTCGCATGATTTGAACGTAGTGCGCTTGTTGTGCGATCGTGTCATTGTCATGCGGACAGGTCGAATCGTCGAAGAGGGCTCTTCCGAAAAAGTCCTCAGCGATCCGCAGGACGACTACACCAAGGAGCTGCTGACGGCGATCCCGCATCCGCCGTTGCAGGTCCACTAA